The genomic segment CCCTGGCCCCGGCCGGGGGCGGCGGCGTTCACCCAGGCCGCGGGCTTGTCGCAGATCTCCGTACCGCCGACCGTCCAGTCGAGCAGGTTCTTGAACGAGCCGGGCAGGGTGCCGGCGTACTCCGGAGTGCAGATCAGTACCGCCGCCGCCCCGGCGATCGCCGCGCGCAGTTCGGCCACGGGGGCCGGCAGCGGATCGGTGTCCTCGTCGGGGTTGAAGTGCGGAAGCTTCGCCAGGCCGTCGTAGCGGACCGTGCGCAGCGGCGGCGGCGCCACGGCCTGTGCGGTACGCAGTACGGACTCGTTGGAGGAACCGGCCCGCAGGCTTCCGGACAGCAGGAGGATCACAGGGGGTGTGGACATCCGCCCACGCTACCGGCGGCCGGGCTTCGGAAGGCGTGTCCGACCGGCCGGGCCCTGAGCCAGGCCGGGAGCGGGTTCACCGTGCGGGGCATCCGGATTAAATCGTCGACCCCTTGACGTAGATCATCGGGGCTTCCCATGCTGGCTGTATGCCATCCGAGGTCAGTCCGCCGACTCGCTCCGAGCGAGGTGCGGCACCCCGTACGGGCGTGCCGTGCCACGGGTGGGCCGACTGTCCGGGTTCGCGCTGACCTCTCACGTTCCTTACCTGTAGCGGGCGTTGCCCTGCGGCTGCCGACGGCCGCGGCACCGTCGCGCCTGTCCGCGTGCCGTGCCGCCGGGACGAACGCCCGGCAGTGGTCCCGTACTTGGGTCCGTCGAGCGGCGTCACTCGGCACGCGATGCCCGCGCCCGGCGCCCGTACCCACGACGAAGGAGAGCTGACCGATGACCAGCCACGAGAACCGAACGCCCGTCGGACGCCGGGCCCTGCTGGCCGGAGCCGCCGGAGTGGGGGCGGCGGTGGCCCTGCCCGCAGCGGCCGCACAAGCCGTACCGGCCGCGCAGGCCACCCCGTCCGCCCGTCCCGTACCGGAGGCGTCCGGTGGCCGGGGGCGGGGGCGGTACCCGGCGAACTGGCCCGGTGCCGCGCCCTACGGCGTCGCCGACACCCGCGAGGACCTCTGGCCGAGGGAGGACAACTCCTTCGTGCTGCCCCTGGAGTTGCGGCCCCGCGACGAGGAGCTCGGGCGGGTGTGGATGCGCGACACCTACGTCAACTGCTTCGTCGTGGACGGCCGTCCGCTCTACGTCGCCACGGGCACCACCCGGGTGCCGGGCCTCGACGTCGCCGGGCCCTGGAACGACGGCATCTTCGTGTGGACCGCGCGCGACCTCAAGGGGCCCTGGAAGCTGGCGGACACGACCGGTATCCGCCCCGGCGCGGAGAAGGGCAAGGTGTGGTCGCCCGAGTTCGTGGAGGAGAACCGGCCCGGCCGCACGGTCGTCGCCCCCTGGCAGGAGTACTGGTACGACGACCAGTTCGGCAAGCGCGGCGAAGCCTGGGCGCCGGAGGTGCACCGCTTCGGGGGCACGTGGTACATCGTCGCCTGCATGGGCGACCACTCCAAGAAGGTCGGCTCGTTCCTGCTCGTCAGCGAGGGCGGCGTCGAGGGCCCGTACCGGCTGATCGAGGGCAACCTCGACAAGCCGTTCGGGGACTCCTTCATCGGCGGGCCCGCCTTCATCGCGCCCGGCGCCTACCACCACATCGACGGCAGCCTCTACTCCGAAGGCGACGACGCCTGGCTGGTGCTGCACAACAACCTGTACGCCAAGTTCCGTGACGACATGGAGGACATCGTCCCCGCGACGGGCCTCCCGGCGTTCCGCCAGACGCCCTACGCGCCCGAGCCGTACCTCGAAGGCGCCTACGTGTTCAAGTACGGCGGCAAGTACTACCTCCTCCAGGCCGCCTGGGACCGGACCTCGGTCAACGCCGACGGCACCACCCGCCAGGGGTACGACACCGCCGCCGCCGGACGCGTCCAGTACCAGTACGACGCCGTCGCCGCCGTCTCCGACACCTTCGAGGGGCCGTACTCGCAGCGCTGGACCGTCGGCGTCGGCGCCGGCCACAACAACTTCTTCGAGGACCACCGCGGGCAGCTGTGGGCGACCTTCTTCAGGAACCCCAACCTCGGCTACTGGTCCAACGCCTCCCGCCTCGGCGACGCCGCCGTGCCCGGGGTCGTCCAGGTGGAGTGGACCGGTCCCCAGGGCAACCGGCTGTACGTCCGGCGCCGCGACTGAGCTGTACGTCCGGCGCCGCGACCGAGGAGAGCGCGGATGGGTACGGCAACCCGCGCGGGCTGCCGTACTCAGTACTTGCCGTCCCCGGCCCCGCCCTCTTCCCCGGCCCCGTTCTCTTCCCCGGCCCCGCCCTCTTCCTCGGCCCCGTCGTCCTCCTCCGCCGCCCCCGAGTGGTCCCCGAGGACGTCCGTCAGCAGCTCGGCCACGGTCGTGGTGGGGTCGACTCCGGACAGCACCGCCTCCATGTCGAGCACGTCGGCCGCCTCCTCCAGGGCCTCGAAGTCCGCGATCGGCACCACGGCGGCCACCGGGGTGCCGTCGCGTGTGATCACCGTGGGTTCGCC from the Streptomyces sp. NBC_01335 genome contains:
- a CDS encoding family 43 glycosylhydrolase; translated protein: MTSHENRTPVGRRALLAGAAGVGAAVALPAAAAQAVPAAQATPSARPVPEASGGRGRGRYPANWPGAAPYGVADTREDLWPREDNSFVLPLELRPRDEELGRVWMRDTYVNCFVVDGRPLYVATGTTRVPGLDVAGPWNDGIFVWTARDLKGPWKLADTTGIRPGAEKGKVWSPEFVEENRPGRTVVAPWQEYWYDDQFGKRGEAWAPEVHRFGGTWYIVACMGDHSKKVGSFLLVSEGGVEGPYRLIEGNLDKPFGDSFIGGPAFIAPGAYHHIDGSLYSEGDDAWLVLHNNLYAKFRDDMEDIVPATGLPAFRQTPYAPEPYLEGAYVFKYGGKYYLLQAAWDRTSVNADGTTRQGYDTAAAGRVQYQYDAVAAVSDTFEGPYSQRWTVGVGAGHNNFFEDHRGQLWATFFRNPNLGYWSNASRLGDAAVPGVVQVEWTGPQGNRLYVRRRD
- a CDS encoding NADPH-dependent FMN reductase, translating into MSTPPVILLLSGSLRAGSSNESVLRTAQAVAPPPLRTVRYDGLAKLPHFNPDEDTDPLPAPVAELRAAIAGAAAVLICTPEYAGTLPGSFKNLLDWTVGGTEICDKPAAWVNAAAPGRGQGAEATLRSVLGYTGALIVEEACARIPVGPGSAGADGILTDPAARERIGQVLGLLAGAAGGAEEPGQEQR